Proteins from a genomic interval of Colletotrichum higginsianum IMI 349063 chromosome 6, whole genome shotgun sequence:
- a CDS encoding PRP1 splicing factor: MSGRRDFLSQPAPENYVAGLGRGATGFTTRSDLGPAREGPTEDQIKEAVAKRAAQLGLGTDGKKADDNENDDDDRFKDPDNEVGLFAGGVYDKDDEEADRIWKEVDEKMARRRQKQREAREKAEQEEYERKNPKIQQQFADLKRALSTVTDDEWANLPEVGDLTGKNRRSKQNLRQRFYAVPDSVLAAARDSSELGTTVAEDGASSSADATDGTMTNFAKIGAARDKVLKSRLEQASQDGTESVAGSASTIDPKGYITSLNKSVLNESQAQVGDINRVRELLTSVIKTNPNNAPGWIAAARLEELAGKTVAARNVIARGCTHCPKSEDVWLENIRLNEGKNAKIIAAEAIKKNDRSVRLWVEAMRLENEPRAKKRVIRLALDHIPESEALWKEAVNLEEDPEDARLLLAKATELIPLSVDLWLALARLESPENAQKVLNRARKAVPTSHEIWIAAARLQEQLGEGTKVNVMKRAVAVLVKESAMPKREEWIGEAEKCEEEGAVITCGNIIRETLGYGLDEDDDRKDTWMEDARSSINRGMYETARAIYSYALRIFVNSRTLWMAAADLERNHGTKESLAQVLEKAVEACPKSEVLWMMLAKEKWQAGEVDNARLVLARAFKSNPDNEDIWLAAVKLEAENGETERARKLLEEARDQAPTDRVWMKSVVFERVLGNSDAALDLVQRALQYFPATAKLWMLKGQIYEDLDKVGQAREAYSTGVKAVPKSVPLWLLYSRLEEKAGLVVKARSVLDRARLAVPKSPELWCESVRIERRAGNINQAKSLMAKALQEVPKSGILWSEQIWHLEPRTQRKPRSLEAIKKVDNDPILFVAVARIFWGERKLEKAQNWFEKALVLDSDNGDTWAWYYKFLLQHGTDEKRADVINKCVLNEPRHGEYWQAIAKQPANARKGTEEILKMVAERLEK; encoded by the exons ATGTCTGGAAGACGCGACTTTTTGAGCCAGCCGGCTCCCGAGAACTACGTTGCCGGTCTTGGTCGAGGCGCCACCGGCTTTACGACGCGATCCGATTTGGGCCCTGCGCGTGAAGGACCAACAGAAGATCAAATCAAGGAGGCTGTCGCAAAGCGGGCAGCGCAGCTTGGACTTGGAACCGACGGCAAAAAGGCGGACGACAACGAaaacgacgatgacgaccgATTCAAAGATCCCGACAACGAGGTTGGCCTGTTCGCTGGTGGCGTAtacgacaaggacgacgaggaggccgatAGGATATGGAAGGAGGTAGACGAGAAGATGGCAAGGAGGCGACAAAAACAACGAGAAGCGCGCGAAaaggccgagcaggaggaaTATGAGCGGAAGAACCCCAAGATCCAGCAGCAGTTTGCAGACCTCAAGAGAGCGCTTTCGACAGTCACGGACGACGAATGGGCAAACCTCCCCGAGGTTGGAGATCTGACAGGAAAGAATCGCAGGAGCAAGCAGAACTTGCGCCAGAGATTCTATGCCGTTCCCGACAGCGTTCTTGCTGCCGCAAGAGACTCGTCCGAACTGGGCACCACCGTTGCAGAGGATGGCGCTTCATCAAGCGCAGACGCAACAGACGGTACGATGACAAATTTCGCAAAGATCGGTGCTGCGAGAGACAAAGTTCTCAAGTCAAGACTTGAACAAGCGTCCCAGGACGGTACTGAGTCGGTCGCTGGCAGCGCGTCGACAATAGATCCCAAGGGCTATATCACCAGCTTGAACAAGAGTGTCCTGAATGAGTCGCAAGCTCAAGTTGGGGACATCAACCGTGTCCGCGAGCTCTTGACCTCTGTCATCAAAACCAATCCGAACAATGCGCCAGGTTGGATCGCGGCCGCGCGGCTGGAGGAGCTGGCAGGCAAGACAGTTGCTGCGCGCAATGTAATTGCGCGGGGATGTACCCACTGCCCCAAGAGCGAGGACGTCTGGTTAGAGAACATCCGGCTTAACGAGGGCAAGAACGCCAAGATCATTGCTGCGGAAGCCATCAAGAAAAACGACCGGTCAGTGCGTCTCTGGGTCGAGGCGATGAGACTGGAGAACGAACCCAGAGCGAAAAAGAGAGTCATCAGACTCGCCCTAGACCACATTCCCGAATCCGAGGCTCTCTGGAAAGAAGCGGTCAACCTGGAAGAAGATCCGGAAGATGctcggctgctgctggccaaAGCAACAGAGCTTATACCCCTATCCGTTGATCTGTGGTTGGCATTGGCAAGACTGGAAAGTCCCGAAAACGCCCAAAAGGTACTCAACAGGGCCCGCAAAGCGGTTCCCACCTCTCACGAGATTTGGATCGCTGCCGCTCGTCTGCAGGAGCAGCTGGGCGAGGGCACCAAGGTGAACGTCATGAAACGTGCCGTCGCGGTTCTCGTCAAGGAATCTGCCATGCCTAAGCGCGAGGAGTGGATTGGCGAAGCCGAGAAgtgcgaggaggagggcgctGTCATTACCTGCGGAAACATCATCAGAGAGACCTTGGGCTACGGtctggacgaggatgacgaccGCAAAGACACCTGGATGGAGGATGCAAGAAGTAGCATCAACCGCGGCATGTACGAGACTGCGCGGGCTATTTACTCCTACGCGCTACGTATTTTCGTCAACAGCAGGACATTATggatggccgccgccgacctggaGAGAAACCACGGAACGAAGGAGTCTCTTGCTCAGGTCTTGGAGAAGGCTGTCGAAGCATGCCCCAAGAGCGAGGTATTGTGGATGAtgctggccaaggagaagtGGCAAGCTGGCGAAGTCGACAATGCCAGGCTGGTGCTTGCCAGAGCCTTCAAGTCAAATCCGGACAACGAAGACATTtggctcgccgccgtcaagctcGAAGCTGAGAATGGGGAAACCGAGCGCGCACGAAAGCTACTGGAGGAAGCGCGGGACCAGGCCCCCACAGACCGCGTGTGGATGAAGAGCGTGGTGTTCGAGAGAGTGCTGGGCAACAGCGACGCAGCGTTGGACCTCGTTCAACGGGCTCTGCAGTACTTCCCGGCCACGGCTAAGTTGTGGATGCTCAAGGGACAAATCTACGAAGACCTTGATAAGGTCGGTCAGGCGCGGGAGGCGTACAGCACAGGCGTTAAGGCGGTACCCAAATCGGTCCCCCTGTGGCTCCTTTACTCCCGCCTGGAAGAGAAGGCCGGACTGGTTGTCAAGGCTCGGAGCGTTCTTGACCGAGCCCGATTGGCCGTTCCCAAGTCGCCAGAGCTATGGTGCGAGTCTGTCCGCATCGAGCGACGTGCGGGAAACATCAATCAGGCCAAGTCGCTCATGGCCAAGGCACTTCAAGAAGTACCGAAGAGTGGTATCCTTTGGAGTGAGCAGATCTGGCACCTGGAGCCACGCACGCAGCGGAAGCCACGGTCACTggaggccatcaagaaggTGGATAACGACCCGATCCTTTTTGTGGCCGTGGCCCGTATCTTCTGGGGTGAAcgcaagctcgagaaggctCAGAATTGGTTCGAAAAGGCGCTGGTGCTGGACAGCGACAACGGCGACACCTGGGCTTGGTATTACAAGTTCCTGCTCCAGCACGGCACAGAC GAGAAACGAGCGGACGTCATTAACAAGTGCGTCTTGAACGAGCCTCGACACGGGGAATACTGGCAGGCGATCGCCAAGCAGCCTGCCAATGCTCGGAAAGGCACCGAAGAAATTCTTAAGATGGTGGCAGAAAGGTTAGAGAAATGA
- a CDS encoding rRNA adenine N(6)-methyltransferase, which translates to MCSSSTYVKCYDGLEHVLIPLQTNVGQHILKNPGVADAIVHKAGLKPTDTVLEIGPGTGNLTVRILEKSKKLIAIEFDPRMAAEVTKRVQGTPEQRKLEVMLGDAIKVSFAPAPKAGSCRHCGTLWWIAGGPACRELGFANSETQVEWVPFDVLISNTPYQISSPLVFKMLAMPKPPRQAILMFQLEFGQRLVAKPGDKLYGRLSVNANFWATCSNVMKVSKANFRPPPQVDSCVVRIVPKQGAERPTIAFEEFDGLLRVCFNRKNRTMRASWLGTKEVLQMLEKNYRTWAAMNNVPLDDSLVEDDEDDVMEMDDDEDVGADDNDDVEPMDDDTPEFFKELGAAAGKAPEKTKSKRKKTKVAALVRSKIERALESTGLLEKRARSCDETDFLKLLSALNSEGIHFA; encoded by the exons ATGTGTTCAAGTTCAACGTATGTAAAGTGCTATGATGGTCTCGAACACGTTCTAATACCTTTGCAGACAAACGTTGGTCAACATATCTTGAAGAACCCCGGCGTGGCGGACGCGATTGTACAT AAAGCCGGGCTCAAGCCCACGGATACCGTTCTAGAGATTGGTCCCGGAACCGGTAACTTGACGGTTAGGATACTGGAGAAGTCAAAGAAGCTCATCGCGATCGAGTTTGACCCTCGAATGGCGGCCGAAGTCACCAAG CGTGTGCAAGGAACGCCCGAGCAGCGCAAGCTCGAGGTCATGCTCGGAGATGCTATCAAGGTTAGCTTCGCCCCTGCCCCGAAGGCTGGTTCTTGCAGGCACTGTGGCACTCTATGGTGGATTGCTGGCGGCCCTGCTTGCCGTGAATTGGGGTTTGCTAACAGCGAAACTCAGGTTGAATGGGTTCCTTTCGATGTTCTGATCTCCAACACTCCTTACCAG ATTTCGTCGCCACTCGTTTTCAAGATGCTCGCCATGCCCAAGCCACCGCGACAAGCGATTCTTATGTTCCAGCTGGAGTTCGGTCAGAGACTGGTTGCCAAGCCTGGAGACAAGCTCTACGGAAGATTGAGCGTCAACGCCAATTTCTGGGCTACATGCTCCAACGTG ATGAAGGTTTCCAAGGCCAACttccggccgccgccacagGTTGACTCTTGTGTTGTGCGCATTGTGCCCAAGCAAGGAGCCGAGCGTCCCACCATCGCCTTCGAAGAGTTCGACGGTCTTCTCCGCGTT TGCTTCAACCGTAAGAACAGAACGATGAGGGCAAG CTGGCTCGGTACCAAGGAAGTGCTTCAGATGCTCGAGAAG AACTACCGCACATGGGCAGCCATGAACAACGTGCCCCTGGACGAttccctcgtcgaggacgatgaagacgacgtcatggagatggacgacgacgaggacgttGGCGCAGATGACAATGACGATGTCGAGcccatggacgacgacaccCCCGAGTTCTTCAAGGAGCTtggtgccgctgccggcAAGGCGCCCGAGAAGACCAAGAGCAAGCGCAAGAAGACAAAGGTCGCCGCGCTCGTCCGGAGCAAGATTGAACGCGCGCTCGAGAGCACCGGTCTGCTGGAGAAGCGCGCGCGCTCGTGCGACGAAACGGACTTTTTGAAGCTTCTGTCCGCCCTCAACTCCGAGGGCATCCACTTTGCTTAA